The genomic region CATCCGTATATTGATTCAATCAACATTGACAGGATTACAGTCAAGCATGGACAGTCGAATCAATAAAGCGAATCGATGCAGCCGCTATCGATGCAGCCGCTATCGACGCAGACGCTGATGACAGAGGCAGGAAGCAGGAGGAGACCATGTCCACCATCACCGCCCCACGAGGGCTCGCGGGCGTCGTCGTCACGGACACCGCACTCGGTGACGTCCGGGGTCGCGAAGGCTTCTACCACTACCGCCAGTACTCGGCGGTGGACCTCGCGCAGACCCGCAGCTTCGAGGACGTCTGGTACCTGATGGTCCACGGCGCGCTCCCGGACGCGGCGCAGAGCGCGGCCTTCACCGCCAGGACCGCCGAACTGCGCCGGCTTCCGGCCGAGGTGCGCGAGGTGCTGCCCGCGCTGGCCCGAGCGGGATCGGGCCCGCTGGCCGGGCTGCGTACCGCGCTCTCGCTGCTCGGCGCGGCGGGCGGGTTCCGGCCCGTCTACGACATCGACGCGGACCGGCGCACCGCCGACGCCCTCGCCGCCTGCGCGGCCGTACCGACCCTGCTCACCGCACTGCACCGGCTCGGCCGCGGTCTCGACCCGGTCGAGCCGCGCGACGACCTGTCCTGTGCGGCCAACTACCTGTACATGCTCACCGGTTCGGAGCCCGATCCGGTGAAGGCGCGGGCCGTGGAGCAGTACCTCGTCTCCACCGTCGACCACGGCTTCAACGCCTCGACGTTCACCGCCCGGGTCATCGCGTCCACCGGCGCCGATGTGGCGGCCTGCCTGGTCGGCGCGGTCGGCGCACTGTCCGGACCGCTGCACGGCGGGGCGCCGAGCCGCGCCCTGGACACCCTCGACGCCATCGCCGTACCGGACCGCATCGACCCCTGGATACGGGAGAAGGTCCTGGCGGGGGAGCGGATCATGGGCTTCGGCCACCCGGTCTACCGCACCGAGGATCCGCGCTCCCGGATGCTGCGCGGCATCGCCCAGCAGTTCGGCGGCCCCCTGGTCGACTTCGCCGTGCAGGTCGAGGAGAGGGTGGAGGCCATCCTGGCCGAACTCAAGCCGGGCCGTGAGCTGCACACCAACGTCGAGTTCTACGCCGGGGTCGTCATGGAGCTGTGCGGACTGCCGCGGGAGATGTTCACGCCCACCTTCTGCGCGGCGCGGGTGGTCGGCTGGAGCGCCAACATCCTGGAACAGGCGGCGGACTCCAAGATCATCCGCCCTGCCGCCCGCTATGTGGGACCCCCTGCGCCACAGCCGGTGCCGGACGCGGGCCGGGGCTGATCGCAGGTGCGGTGCGGGGCTGACTAAAATCGGGGCCCATGTCCAGGAAACCCGTGCCCGTCGTCGTTCTCGCGGGATACCTCGGCTCCGGTAAGACCACCGTGCTCAACCATCTGCTCCGGCAGAGCAGGGGCACGCGTATCGGCGCCGTCGTCAATGACTTCGGCGCCATCGAGATCGACGCGATGACCGTGGCGGGTCAGGTCGACTCGATGGTCTCGCTCGGCAACGGCTGTCTGTGCTGCGCCGTCGACACCAGCGAGCTCGACGACTATCTGGCCCGGCTGGCCCGCCCCGACCTGCGGATCGACGTCATCGTCATCGAGGCGAGCGGTCTCGCCGAGCCGCAGGAGCTCATCAGGATGATCCTGGCGAGCGAGAACCCGCACATCGTGTACGGGGGGCTCGTCCAGATCGTCGACGCCGCCGAGTTCGATGCCACCCGCGCCCGCCACCCGGAGACCGACCGCCATCTGACCCTCGCCGATCTGGTCGTCGTCAACAAGGCCGACCGGGTGGACGGACCGGAGCAGGAGCGGATCGTCGCGGTGATCGGCGAGCAGGCCGCGGGCACCCCGGTGGTCCGCGCGTCGTACGGGCAGGTCGACCCGGAGCTGCTCATCGACCGCAGGCCCGGCGGCGAACGCATCGGTCAGCTCTCCTTCGACGACCTGCGCGCCGACGGGGAAGACGCGGCGGCGGAGGAGGACGGCGATCACCGCCGTCATCTGCACGCGCGGTACGAGAGCGTCGAGTTCGTCGCACCGGAGCCGGTGAATCCGCGACGGCTGATGGACTTCCTCGACGGCAGGCCAGACGGCCTGTACCGCATCAAGGGGTTCGTCCACTTCGACGTCCCGGGCCACCGTGAGCGGTACAGCCTGCACGCGGTGGGGAACTTCCTGCGCTTCTATCCGATGGCGCGGGCCGGGGACGGGGAACCCCTGACGCAGCTGGTCCTCATCGGGTCGGGCATCGACGCGGACGCGGTGCGGGAACAGCTCGACGGCTGCCGGGAGCCGGCACCGCAGGACGTCCGCCCGGAATCCATGTGGGGCGTGCTGCGGTACGTACCGGATCCGGCCGGAACAGACGAGGCCGACCCCGGGCAGGCCGGAACGGACGCCTTCGCCGGAGCGGACGCCTTCGCCGAAGCGGACTGACCCGGCCGGGCCGGTCCCGTCCGCTTCGGCGAGTGAGCCGTACCGGCTACACGGGCCCCGCGAGCGTCGCCACCGCCGGGGCGAACGGGACGCCCGAGCCGTCACGGCGCGGGTCCGGTTCGGGCAGCTCCGCCGGGGTGCCGTTCGCCGCGGCGGCCCTGGCGGGGGCCTCGCCCGCCCAGGCCAGCACCAGCAGGTCCTCCCCCTTCAGGAAGCGCTGGCAGCGCACCCCTCCGGTCGCCCGCCCCTTGCGCGGGTACTGGTCGAACGGCGTCAGCTTCGCCGTACGCACCGAGTCGTCCAGCGTGCCGTGCGAGCCCGCGATCGTGAAGACCACCGCGTCCGCCGCCGGGTCCACCGCGGTGAACGAGATCACCTTGGCGCCCTCGGCCAGCTTGATGCCCGCCATCCCGCCCGCCGGGCGGCCCTGCGGCCGTACCTGCCCGGCCGGATAGCGCAGCAACTGCGCGTCGTCGGTGATGAAGACCAGGTCCTCCTCGCCGGTCCGCAGTTCGACCGCGCCGACGATCCGGTCACCGTCCCGCAGGCCGATGACCTCCAACTCGTCCTTGTTGGGCGGGTAGTCGGGCACCACCCGCTTCACGATGCCCTGCTCGGTGCCGATCGCCAGCCCGGGTGAGGCCTCGTCCACCGTGCTGAGACAGACGACCTGCTCGTCGTCCGCGAGCGAGACGAACTCCGAGATCTGCGCGCCGCCCGCCAGATTGGGCGCGGAGGCGGTGTCCGGCAGCTGTGGCAGATCGATCACCGCGACCCGCAGCAGCCGGCCGGCCGAGGTGACCACCCCGATGTCACCGCGCGCGGTCGCCGGGACGGCCGAGACCACCACGTCGTGCTTGGTGCGCTTCTGCCCCTCGGTGCTCAGCGGCTCGGCGGTGGCCGTACGGGCCAGCAGGCCCGTCGACGACAGGAGCACCCGGCACGGGTCGTCGGCGACCTCCAGCGAGGTCGCGGCGAGCGGGGTGCCCGCGGACTCCAGCAGGACCGTGCGCCGGTCGGTGGAGAACTTCTTCGCCACCGCGGCCAGTTCGCCCGAGACCAGCTTGCGCAGCTCCGCGTCCGACTCAAGGATCTTGGTCAGTTCCTCGATCTCGCTGTTCAGCCGGTCGCGCTCGCTCTCCAGCTCGATCCGGTCGAACCGGGTGAGCCGGCGCAGCGGTGTGTCCAGGATGTACTGGGTCTGGATCTCGCTCAGCGAGAAGTGCGAGATCAGCCGCTCCTTGGCCTGTGCCGAGTTGTCGCTGGAGCGGATGAGCCGGATGACCTCGTCGATGTCGAGCAGCGCCACGAGCAGGCCCAGGACCAGATGCAGCCGGTCCTGCCGCTTGCCCCTGCGGAACTCGCTGCGGCGCCTGACGACCGAGAAGCGGTGGTCGAGATAGACCTCCAGCAGCTCCTTGAGCCCCAGCGTCAGCGGCTGCCCGTCCACCAGCGCGACGTTGTTGATCCCGAAGGACTCCTCCATCGGGGTGAGCTTGTAGAGCTGTTCCAGAACGGCTTCCGGTACGAAGCCGTTCTTCACCTCGATGACCAGCCGCAGACCGTGCGCACGGTCGGTGAGGTCCTTCAGGTCGGCGATGCCCTGGAGCTTCTTCGAAGCCACCAGGTCCTTGATCTTGGCGCGGACCTTCTCCGGGCCGACCGCGAAGGGCAGTTCGGTGACGACGATGCCCTTGCGGCGCGGGGTGACGTCCTGGATCGTCGTCGTGGCGCGGATCTTGAAGGTGCCGCGGCCCGACGCGTAGGCGTCCTTGATGCCGTCGAGCCCCACGATCCGGCCGCCGGTCGGCAGGTCGGGTCCGGGCACGAAACGCATCAGCGAGTCGAGATCCGCACCGGGGTGCTTGATCAGATGCCGGGCCGCGGCGATGACCTCGCCCAGATTGTGCGGCGGCATGTTCGTCGCCATCCCGACCGCGATCCCGGACGCGCCGTTGACCAGCAGGTTCGGATAGGCGGCGGGGAGTACGACGGGCTCGCGCTCCTGGCCGTCGTAGTTCGGCTGGAAATCGACGGTGTTCTCGTCGGTCGACTCCGTCATCAGTGACGTGGCGTCAGCCATCCGGCACTCGGTGTACCGCATGGCGGCGGGCGGGTCGTCGTTGCCGAGGGAGCCGAAGTTGCCGTGACCGTCGACCAGCGGGAGCCGCATCGAGAAGGGCTGCGACATCCGCACCAGGGCGTCGTAGATGGAGGCGTCGCCGTGCGGGTGCAGCTTGCCCATGACCTCGCCGACGACACGGGCGCACTTCACATAGCTGCGGTCGGGGCGCAGCCCCATCTCGCTCATCTGGTAGACGATGCGGCGGTGGACGGGCTTCATGCCGTCACGGGCGTCCGGCAGGGCCCGTGAGTAGATCACCGAGTACGCGTACTCCAGGTAGGAGTTCTCCATTTCATCGACGACGTCGATGTCGAGAATCTTCTCCTCGAAGTCCTCCGGCGGCGGGGTCTTCGTGCTGCGGCGGGCCATCGCTGCTGCGGCTCCTTCACGTGCCTGGTCCGGTACTGATGCCGACCATTGTGGACTGTCCCACCGACAACACCGACCGCGACCCGGGGACGCCCGGGTGGCTGCCAGGTGTCAGCGCGCTTGCATACAGTGGCAGGACAGCATTCAACGCGGTCAACACACGCGAGCGAAGGGACGTACATGCCCATGGGTCACACGGCCACAGCCGAGGCCGCTTCCGGCGGCCTGACAGCGACCGAGCACCGGCTGGCCAACGGCCTGCGGGTGGTGCTCTCCGAGGACCACCTGACCCCGGTGGCGGCGGTCTGCCTCTGGTACGACGTCGGTTCACGGCACGAGGTCAAGGGGCGTACCGGACTCGCCCACCTCTTCGAGCACCTGATGTTCCAGGGCTCCGGACAGGTCGAGGGCAACGGTCACTTCGAGCTGGTACAGGGGGCCGGAGGATCGCTCAACGGCACCACCAGCTTCGAGCGCACCAACTACTTCGAGACGATGCCCACGCACCAACTGGAGCTCGCTCTCTGGCTGGAGGCGGACCGGATGGGCTCGCTGCTCGCCGCGCTCGACGAGGAGTCCATGGAGAACCAGCGGGACGTCGTCAAGAACGAGCGGCGCCAGCGCTACGACAACGTGCCGTACGGCACGGCGTTCGAGAAGCTGACCGCCCTCTCGTACCCCGAGGGTCACCCGTACCACCACACGCCGATCGGGTCGATGGCCGACCTGGACGCCGCGACGCTGGAGGACGCACGGGACTTCTTCCGTAAGAACTACGCGCCCAACAACGCGGTCCTGTCGGTCGTCGGTGACATCGACCCCGAGCAGACGCTGGCCTGGGTCGAGAAGTACTTCGGCACCATCCCGTCCCACGACGGCAAGCAGCCGCCGCGCGACGGCGGCCTCCCCGACACCCTCGGCGCCGAGGTGCGCGAAGAGGTCCACGAGGAGGTCCCCTCGCGTGCGCTGATGGCCGCCTACCGGCTCCCGGAGGACGGCACGCGCGCGTGCGACGCGGCCGACATCGCGCTGACCATCCTGGGCGGCGGCGAGTCGTCGCTGCTGCACAACCGCCTGGTCCGGCGGGACCGGACAGCGGTCGCCGCGGGCTTCGGCCTGCTGCGGCTGGCCGGTGCGCCCTCGCTCGGCTGGCTGGACGTCAAGACGTCGGGCGGGGTCGAGGTCCCGCAGATCGAGTCCGCGGTGGACGAGGAGCTGGCCCGCTTCGCCGCCGACGGCCCCACGGCCGAGGAGATGGAGCGCGCGCAGGCCCAGCTGGAGCGCGAATGGCTGGACCGGCTGGGTACGGTCGCCGGCCGCGCCGACGAACTGTGCAGGTACGCCGTGCTGTTCGGCGACCCGCAGCTCGCGCTGAGCGCCGTGCAGCGGGTGCTGGACATCACGGCAGAAGAGGTGCAGGAGGTCGCGAAGGCGCGGCTGCGCCCCGACAACCGCGCCGTGCTCGTGTACGAGCCCGTCACGGCGGACGAGACCGACGACAACACCCGGACTGACGAGGCGGACCTGTGACCGACGCCGCAACCGTGAGCATGACCTTCCACCCGCAGCCGCAGGCGGGTACCGCCAGGCCCTGGGCCTTCCCGGCCCCCGAGCGGTCCACGCTCCCCAACGGCCTGACCGTGCTGCGCTGCCACCGCCCCGGACAGCAGGTGGTGGCCGTCGAGATCAGCCTCGACGCCCCGCTGGACGCCGAGCCGGAAGGGCTCGACGGCATCGCCACGATCATGGCGCGGGCCTTCTCCGAGGGCACCGACAAGCACACCGCCGAGGAGTTCGCCGCGGAGCTGGAGCGCTGCGGTGCCACCCTCGACGCGCACGCCGACCACCCCGGTGTCCGGATCTCCCTGGAGGTCCCGGTCTCCCGGCTGCCCAAGGCGGTCGGCCTGCTCGCCGACGCGCTGCGCGCGCCCGCCTTCGCGGAGAGCGAGATCGAACGGCTCGTGGGCAACCGCCTCGACGAGATCCCGCACGAGCTGGCCAACCCGGCCCGCCGCGCGGCCAAGCAGCTCTCCAAGGAGCTGTTCCCCGCCACCGCGCGCATGTCACGCCCGCGGCAGGGCACCGAGGAGACGGTGGCGCGCATCGACGCGGCGGGCGTCCGCTCCTTCTACGAGGCGTACGTCCGGCCCGCGACGGCCACCGCGGTGATCGTCGGTGACCTCACCGGCACCGACCTGGACGGCCTGCTCGCCGACACCCTCGGCGACTGGAAGGGCAGCGCGGGCACGCCCCGGCCGGTGGCGCCCATCACCGCGGACGACACGGGCCGGGTGGTCATCGTGGACCGTCCCGGGGCCGTCCAGACGCAGCTGCTCATCGGCCGCATCGGCGCCGACCGGCACGACCGCGTCTGGCCCGCGCAGGTTCTCGGTACGTACTGCCTGGGCGGCACCCTCACGTCCCGGCTGGACCGGGTGCTGCGTGAGGAGAAGGGCTACACCTACGGGGTGCGCGCCTTCAGCCAGGTGCTCCGCTCCGCGCCGGACGGGACCGGCGCGGCGATGCTCGCCATCAGCGGTTCGGTGGACACGGAGTCGACCGGGCCCGCGCTCGACGACCTCTGGAAGGTGCTGCGGACCCTGGCCGCCGGTGGTCTCACCGACGCCGAGCGGGACGTGGCCGTGCAGAACCTGGTGGGCGTCGCCCCGCTGAAGTACGAGACGGCCGACGCGGTCGCGGGCACCCTCGCGGACCAGGTCGAGCAGCACCTGCCGGACGACTTCCAGGCGCAGCTGTACGCGCGTCTCGCGGCGACGGGCACGGTCGAGGCGACCGCGGCGGTCGTCAGCGCCTTCCCCGACGACCGCCTGGTGACGGTGCTGGTGGGTGACGCCGCGCAGATCGCGGAGCCGGTCAGGGCGCTGGGCATCGGCGAGGTGACGGTGGTCGCGGGCTGACCCCCGGCTGCCCCGCGGGCGCGGGGGAGTGAAGGACGGACAGGACTCCGGCGGCTCGGCTGCCGCCGGAGTCCTGTTCCGTGTCCGCCGGGCACCCGCTTCCGGTGTCCGCTGCGCACCGGTTTCCGGTGTCTCTTACGCACCCACTTCTGTGTCCGATGTGCGCACGCGATGTCCGGTTTATTCGCAAGGTTGCCTGTATTTCCTGTGGCATGACCGACAAAACTGCCCATCTGTTTGGTTCAACCGACAACCACCGTTTAGCGTCTCACTCGCTGTTCGTCGGACGTAAGCCGCGATCGCGGCGCCGAACAGCGATCGCCGAGTCCCCGTCAGGCGCGAGCCTGGGGAGCCGGGGACCCACGCAGTCCCTGGGGTGAATCGGGCCGCTCCGCGTGGAGCCGGCCCGTAGGAGACCTTCCTGCTCCGAACCCGTCAGCTAACCCGGTAGGCGAGAAGGAAGGAAAGGACCAGCCACTTCATGGCGTTCACCCGCCCTGCCGGTAAGCACCGTGCCCCGAACCGTCTGACCCGCAGGACTGCGACCGTGGCCGGTGTGGCCACCCTCGCCACCGCGGGTGTCATCGGCACTCTCGCGTCCCCGGCGATGGCCGACGACGTCAAGGCTCCCTCCGCGCAGGAAGTCAGCCTGGAACGGACCATCCTTGTCGGCGATTCCGTCGCCGACCGGATCGCCGCCCAGGCCGTCGCGCAGCAGTACGAGGCCGAGCAGGCCGCGGCGAAGGCGGAGGCCAGGGCCAAGGCGGTCGCCAAGGCGAAGGCGGAAGCGAAGGCCAAGGCGCGGGCCGAGGCAGCCGCGAAGGCGAAGGCCGGCCGGGAGCGTGCGGCCCGCGACGCGGAGCGCAAGCGCCTCAATGCCTATGTGGCCCCCGTGACCGGCTCGTACGTCTCCACCGGTTACCGGACCGGCGGCAATCTCTGGTCCTCCGGCAGTCACACCGGCATCGACTTCCACGCGGCGAGCGGCACCCCGGTGCACGCCGTGGGCGCGGGCACCGTCGTCGAGGCGGGCTGGGGCGGCGCGTACGGCAACAACGTCGTCATCAAGATGAACGACGGTACGTACACCCAGTACGGCCACCTCTCGTCCATCGGCGTCTCGGTCGGCCAGTCCGTCACCTCGGACCAGCAGATCGCGCTCTCCGGCGCCACCGGCAACGTCACCGGCCCGCACCTCCACTTCGAGGCGCGTACGAGCCCCGACTACGGTTCCGACATCGACCCGGTCGCGTACCTGCGTTCACACGGCGTCAACGTCTGACCCACGCACACCCCCGTCCCCCGGTGGCCCCGGCGCAGATGCGCGCCGGGGCCACCGCTTTTTATGGCCAAAAGACAGTCATCATTTACCGGTGGCCTTCGGAAATTCACGTGCACTGTCATAGAGTCGCCGCACAGGTATGGATCGACCGCGATTTCGCGGGGGATCAGGCGGAGGTTCGGCCATGCGCATTCCCGCGCATTCGGTATGCACGGCAATTCGCGACGACATCATCTCGGGGGTCCTGGAACGCGGCACCCGGCTGACCGAGGAGGTGCTCGCGCGCCGCTACGGGGTCTCGCGCGTCCCGGTGCGCGAAGCCCTGCGCACCCTGGAGTCCGAGGGCTTCGTGGTCACCCGCCGCCACGCCGGCGCCTGGGTCGCCGAGCCGAGCGAGCAGGAGGCCGCCGACCTGCTGGAGATGCGGATGCTGCTGGAGTCGATGGGCGCGGCACGCGCCGCCCGGCACCGGACCGAGGCCCATCTGAAAGTCCTGCGGGGCTTGGTCGGCCTGGGGCAGGAACGGGCCCGTCGGGGGCAGGGTGAGGATCTGCGCTCACTCGGCGGCTGGTTCCACGAAACGCTCGCGCAGGCGTCCGGGAGTGCGGCGCTGACCACCCTGCTGACTCAGCTGAGGCAGAAGACCGCCTGGATGTACACCGTCGATCAGCCGGTCCGGCCCGTCGATTCCTGGGCCGAGCACGGCGCGATCGTGGACGCGGTGGCCCGTGGTGACGCCGAGCGGGCCCGGTCACTGACCACGGCGCACGCGGACCGGGCGACGGCGGCGCACCGGCTCCGCAAGCGGGGGCGTGTGAGGACTTCGCAACATGCCGTAAACGTTTCGGGCATCCCGGATTAACGAGCGTGCCGTAGAAAAAGAGCGGCATACGGAAATAGTTGTATTCCCGCAGCCGGTCTTCTGCGTGCCCTCGACCGGTCCCCGGCAATTGACCGCGCCGGAAAGACGGAATGACAGGGAGAGTGCGAAGAGCAGGAGAGCGCGAAGCGCAGGAAGAGTACGAAGCCCAGGGAAAGCGCGAAGGGCAGGAAAAGCAGAACCGCAGCGCCCGAATTCGGGACACTGCGGTTTCTCGGAACGCCCGACTCCGGTGTCCGGAACGAACCGGCCGGGCGGAGCGGCACACGTCTCAGACGGTCTCGGGCAGTTCGTCGAGTCCTTCGGCGACCAGTTTGGCCAGCCGGTCGAGTGCCGCCTCGGCACCGTCGACGTCCGAGGACAGCACGATCTCCTCGCCACCTTCGGCGCCCAGGCCGAGAACCGCGAGCATCGACGCGGCGTTGACGGGGCTGGTGTCGGGCCTGGCGATCGTCACCGGGACTCCGGAAGCCGTCGTGGCACGGACGAAGATGGAGGCCGGACGGGCGTGCAGACCCTCGGCCCAACCGACCTTGACGCGGCGCTCAGCCATGGTGTTGCCCTTCGAGTTCTCTGACGGTTGTCTAGACCATTCTTGCACGGGGTGCGCGGCGTGCCGGGGGCCGTGCCGGATCCCAGACTGCACCGCTCGCGGTACCGCCGCGACCCGTACGCTTTCCCCATGCAGCCCCCGCTGGAGCAGAGCCCGCACCAGGAGTACCCGGCCCACTGGGAAGCGGACGTGGTGCTGCGCGACGGCGGTACGGCCCGGATCAGGCCCATCACCACCGAGGACGCCGAGCGGCTGGTCAGCTTCTACGAACAGGTCTCGCCCGAGTCGAAGTACTACCGCTTCTTCGCCCCCTACCCCAGGCTGTCCGCCAAGGACGTCCACCGCTTCACCCATCACGACTACGTCGACCGGGTAGGTCTGGCGGCCACCGTCGGCGGGGAGTTCATCGCGACCGTCCGCTACGACAGGATCGGCGAGGACGAGGCGGAGGTCGCCTTCCTCGTCCAGGACGCGCACCAGGGGCGCGGTGTGGCCTCCGCCCTCCTCGAACACATCGCGGCCGTCGCCCGTGAACGCGAGGTCAGCCGCTTCGTCGCCGAGGTGCTCCCCGCCAACAACAAGATGATCAAGGTGTTCACGGACGCCGGGTACGAGCAGAAACGCAGCTTCGAGGACGGCTCCGTCCACCTCACCCTCGACCTCGAACCCACCGCGGCCTCGCTCGCGGTCCAGCGCGCCCGCGAACAGCGCGCCGAAGCGCGCTCGGTACAGCGGTTGCTCGCCCCGCGCGCCGTCGCCGTGGTCGGCGCGGGCCGCACACCCGGCGGGGTGGGGCGCACGGTCCTGCGCAATCTGCTCGGCTCGGGCTTCACCGGCCGTACGTACGCGGTGAACCGCGCCTTCCCCGACGGCGTCACCGAGCTGGACGGGGTCCCCGCGCACCGTACCGTCGCCTCGATCGACGACACCGTGGACCTGGCGGTCATCGCCGTACCGGCCGGACGCGTCCCCGAAGCGGTCGCCGACTGCGGCGAGAGCGGCGTGCAGGGGCTGGTCGTCCTCTCCGCCGGGTACGCCGAGAGCGGCGCCGAGGGGCTGCGCCGCCAGCGCGAACTGCTCCGCCAGGCCCGCTCGTACGGCATGCGCATCATCGGCCCGAACGCCTTCGGCCTCATCAACACCGCCGAGGCCGTCCGGCTGAACGCCTCACTGGCCCCCGAGTCCCCGGTCCGCGGCCGGATCGGTCTCTTCACCCAGTCCGGCGCGATCGGCATCGCCCTGCTCTCCGGGCTGCACCGGCGCGGAGCCGGACTCTCCTCCTTCATCTCCTCGGGCAACCGCGCGGATCTCTCCGGCAACGACTTCCTGCAGTACTGGCACGAAGACCCGGACACCGATGTCGCCCTGCTCTACCTCGAATCGATCGGCAACCCCAGGAAGTTCACCCGGCTCGCCAGGCGCACGGCAGCGGTGAAACCGGTCGTCGTGGTCAAGGGCGCCCGGCACAGCGGCAGCGCCCCGCCCGGCCACGCGGTCCCGGTCACCCGCCTCCCCGACGCCACGGTCTCGGCGCTGCTGCGGCAGGCCGGCGTCATCCTCGTCGACACCGTCACCGAGCTCGTCGACGCGGGGCTGCTGCTCGCCGACCAGCCGCTGCCCGAGGGGCCGCGCGTGGCGATCCTGGGCAACTCCGAATCCCTGGGCCTGCTGACGTACGACGCCTGTCTGACGGAACGGCTGCGTCCGCTGCTGCCCGTCGACCTGACGACGGACGCGACCCCGCAGGACTTCCGCGACGCGCTCGCCGGGGCGCTGGCCGACGAGGGCTGCGACGCGGTCCTGATCACGGCGATCCCCTGGGTGGGGGAGAACGGCGTCACCGAATCGGGCGACGGCGAAGTGCTCGCCGCCGCGCTCCGCGAGGCCGCCGCCCACTCCCCGGCCAAGCCGGTCGCCGTGGTCCACCTGGAGATCGGCGGACTGGCGGAGGCGCTGGCCGCCGCCACGAACTCGGTGCGCCACCCCAAGGGGACGCCGCCGCCCGCCGGTCCGAGGACGGCGGGCGGCGGGGAAGCGGCGACGTCCGACTCCGACGGCGGGACCGATGCGCCGCTCGCCTGGGACCGCCCCGGCGGGATGCCCGCCTACCCCGCCGCCGAGCGGGCCGTCCGCGCCCTCGCCCAGGCCGTCCGGTACGGACAGTGG from Streptomyces sp. NBC_01267 harbors:
- a CDS encoding GntR family transcriptional regulator; amino-acid sequence: MRIPAHSVCTAIRDDIISGVLERGTRLTEEVLARRYGVSRVPVREALRTLESEGFVVTRRHAGAWVAEPSEQEAADLLEMRMLLESMGAARAARHRTEAHLKVLRGLVGLGQERARRGQGEDLRSLGGWFHETLAQASGSAALTTLLTQLRQKTAWMYTVDQPVRPVDSWAEHGAIVDAVARGDAERARSLTTAHADRATAAHRLRKRGRVRTSQHAVNVSGIPD
- a CDS encoding HPr family phosphocarrier protein; the protein is MAERRVKVGWAEGLHARPASIFVRATTASGVPVTIARPDTSPVNAASMLAVLGLGAEGGEEIVLSSDVDGAEAALDRLAKLVAEGLDELPETV
- a CDS encoding bifunctional acetate--CoA ligase family protein/GNAT family N-acetyltransferase, whose protein sequence is MQPPLEQSPHQEYPAHWEADVVLRDGGTARIRPITTEDAERLVSFYEQVSPESKYYRFFAPYPRLSAKDVHRFTHHDYVDRVGLAATVGGEFIATVRYDRIGEDEAEVAFLVQDAHQGRGVASALLEHIAAVAREREVSRFVAEVLPANNKMIKVFTDAGYEQKRSFEDGSVHLTLDLEPTAASLAVQRAREQRAEARSVQRLLAPRAVAVVGAGRTPGGVGRTVLRNLLGSGFTGRTYAVNRAFPDGVTELDGVPAHRTVASIDDTVDLAVIAVPAGRVPEAVADCGESGVQGLVVLSAGYAESGAEGLRRQRELLRQARSYGMRIIGPNAFGLINTAEAVRLNASLAPESPVRGRIGLFTQSGAIGIALLSGLHRRGAGLSSFISSGNRADLSGNDFLQYWHEDPDTDVALLYLESIGNPRKFTRLARRTAAVKPVVVVKGARHSGSAPPGHAVPVTRLPDATVSALLRQAGVILVDTVTELVDAGLLLADQPLPEGPRVAILGNSESLGLLTYDACLTERLRPLLPVDLTTDATPQDFRDALAGALADEGCDAVLITAIPWVGENGVTESGDGEVLAAALREAAAHSPAKPVAVVHLEIGGLAEALAAATNSVRHPKGTPPPAGPRTAGGGEAATSDSDGGTDAPLAWDRPGGMPAYPAAERAVRALAQAVRYGQWRRQAADPGRVPAYDDIDEPGAAERIGALLETAHVDVARGLTLSLDDACELLGLYGIRVLPARPAPDADTAVAAAAHLGYPVALKATAPHLRHRPDLGGVRLDLGSETGLRRAYTELTRALGAPAVVQPVVQAMVPRGVDTVVRSAIDPAVGAVLSFGLAGAPSELLGDTAHRLVPATDRDVAELIRSIRTAPLLFGWRGSAPVDTHALEELLLRVSRLVDDHPEVVSVALEPVVVGPSGLSVLGASVRLAPANALGDLGPRRMPSY